In Ananas comosus cultivar F153 linkage group 7, ASM154086v1, whole genome shotgun sequence, the sequence TCAAGATGGACATCTTTGGTAGAAAGTAGAAGCGGTGAGAGAAATTTTATGCACTCTATATGTGGTCCTCTCTTAATTGTCTCATCATTTATTCTCAGTAAATTATTGAGTTTTATTAAGTTAATTTCATGCAGAATTCTATCAACTGCTAGAAATCTGATGATCTTGCAATGAGGAAGAAAGATGAAATCTGAACTCTCCTTAGGCTCCTCATTAGTTCTAAGGAGCGATAAGGCAATACTGAACTCTTTATGAGCTTTTTCTTCACAACCTGAAGAAAGGGAAAGGCATCCACTTAGCCAGAAGAAACGAACCCAAAATGCACTATTATCAGTTGTAACAGAGCCCGAGACAGATGTCTCAGTAGAACTTTTAGGACCTTTGGTTACTTCCATATTTTCTGTCGGTGAGAAATGTTTCTGACTAGCAACTAAGTCCAAAGGTGAATCCAAAGCCGCTAGCTCAATAACTTTGCAAAGATGATAAGACGCATCAGAGTAGAATTCTGAGCATCTTGATTTCTTAGAAGAACATGATCCTTGGTCATAACATATTTCAGCAAGAAATAAACAACACAAAGGAGACCGATCCAGACCGCAGTTTCTAGTAAATTTCTCTAATTCAAGGAACTTAATGAAATAGTCTTGAAAGGGAACATCTATAAAAGCAACCTCTTCCAGCAACAAATGTCCTACATGATGAGCACAATAGTTCTTCGAAACCTTCGAGATAAATTGAGTAACATCATTATATTCCACATCTGATGTATATGAGAGAATATCAGGACAAGAACCATATGAATTTCCAGAACTATCATTATCTTTCACGCTTGGCTTACCAAGTATGAAGGATTCCAGAAACTGAAAGACAACTTTAGCCATATCCTTGCTGGTAGTTTCCAATTCATCTTTCCCTGATTTGCGGCTTCGAAGCCTTTCAAGACGAGTGCTACGCCTTTCATGAGGATGTTCTTTGTCTATGctgatatttttctctttcatcaTTGTATAAGAATCAGTATATGTGCTTTCACCAACAGGAGCTTCAGTATGTGTTTTCTCTTTTCCATTTTCCGCGATCATATTTGTATTTATAGGAAATTGAATATCTATCTTCGTGGATGTTAAGCCTTCGGCATTCTTATCAATTCCTAAGCTACTTTTACCAGCACCAGTATCACCATTTGTCGGCTCATTAATAAAGAGACTCAAAATTGCATCAAGAAGGGCAGACCATGTAGCTCCAGTTAACTGTAATCTGATATATTGGCTTTTCCTCTTCACCATGTTTTTATTATCTTCCACATcattatcctccagttttcttTTGTTCGGAAATTTCAGCTTGACATGCTTTGGCTCGAGTTTGTCTATTCCGCGAGGTGCAAATGGAACTGGCTCAGCATCTTCAATGGTTTTTCTGACATGTGACGCACGAGAATGTGATGGCCAATGCCTCAGTATTAGATTTGCAACTGAAAGGCATGCAACCTCATCTCTAATAGCAATAAGTACTTCCAAGAGCTTCTCCATACAGTTCCCTGAATGAAACAGGTATCATACCCATATATACCATTTTTAGAAACATATAGCTACATGCAAAAGGTACATAATTAAGACTAATTGGGTATAACAGATATTTTACAGATGCATCCCTGCAAAATCAGTAAGTTACGTATATACcctcataaaataataattttcatatatacttCTTGAAAATTTACTTTCTAACAGAAATACCCTTATCTTAAACTTTCTTAAGGTTGGAAGTCGGCC encodes:
- the LOC109712294 gene encoding uncharacterized protein LOC109712294, which produces MFSIAAINDTDSGAQWEPLAPTKEAQEFHLSQKYHEGLLKLQAKDYAKACELLEAVLKDPLVSSAQVDKIGNSQHLLQLRFLSLKNLATAFLEQGSTYYESALQCYLQAVELDANDSVIWNQLGTLSCAMGLLSTSRWAFEQGLLCSPKNWNCMEKLLEVLIAIRDEVACLSVANLILRHWPSHSRASHVRKTIEDAEPVPFAPRGIDKLEPKHVKLKFPNKRKLEDNDVEDNKNMVKRKSQYIRLQLTGATWSALLDAILSLFINEPTNGDTGAGKSSLGIDKNAEGLTSTKIDIQFPINTNMIAENGKEKTHTEAPVGESTYTDSYTMMKEKNISIDKEHPHERRSTRLERLRSRKSGKDELETTSKDMAKVVFQFLESFILGKPSVKDNDSSGNSYGSCPDILSYTSDVEYNDVTQFISKVSKNYCAHHVGHLLLEEVAFIDVPFQDYFIKFLELEKFTRNCGLDRSPLCCLFLAEICYDQGSCSSKKSRCSEFYSDASYHLCKVIELAALDSPLDLVASQKHFSPTENMEVTKGPKSSTETSVSGSVTTDNSAFWVRFFWLSGCLSLSSGCEEKAHKEFSIALSLLRTNEEPKESSDFIFLPHCKIIRFLAVDRILHEINLIKLNNLLRINDETIKRGPHIECIKFLSPLLLSTKDVHLDFTASNSEESERAVSLELSALDALISACEKVEPINIKVYLDCLWRKLQILTVAAGMAGSSASQKHGNLFPRNDFASDLDVGEHVNKNWIHMVVGAVKDISRSTSLVRNFIYPSNNSVS